The genomic stretch CTATTTAATGCCTTAAATTAGGGATGGCAATTTGACCCATCTCCAATGGGCATCCGCAAATTTATCCACAACGGGTAGGATAAAAACCCGCAAAAATGGGTACGGGCATGGGCTCGGGTAATTACCCATAAAAAAAGCGGGTATGGGCACCTTGCTACCCAGTCCTCCCCATACCCGCACACTAtatatttatataattttatttaaatttatatattttagtttatattattatataaaaatgtaTGTCTATCAATTATAAAACGTATATCAATGTTAAGTCATTACATATTTAATATAAGTGTTTGTTTATTTCAACAATAAAttgtttgaaattttttaaatattttttcaTGTTATATAAATGTTATATTTGCATGTTATATAAATTgttatattttaatatttttccatgaattttttttaatataaatattatatttgCATGTATAATGAATATTGATCGGAAGTGAGTTGTATTTGGCAATGGACCAACCTTCTAGGCCTAGCCTATTAAGAGTGATCTAGTCTAGTCATTTCTCGTGAATGAATTAGGTCGAGACGAGTCACATTACATCCGGGTTTGGGTCTGACCCAAATGTTTTTGGTGAAGTACTATAATATACATAGTCTCCATGTATGAGGCTGGTAGAGCGAGATATTTTAGAAGAGAGATCGAAATGTACACAATACCTTAAATACGAGGCACGTAAGGGCGAAACGATTTATTTGAGATAACAGAATGTACACAGAGTAAAGAAAATTACAGTTTTAGACATTCATCTAACTTTTCTGATACTTGTATGACTTTTCTGACACGAGTCATACGAGTGTCATATAAATATCAGATACTAACACATGTCGGTTACCGCGACATACATATTCCTAAAAGTGTATGTGCTTCATATATGAGCATTTAACCATGTTAACTTTAGATATTTAAAGATCAAAATTAACCCAACATAAaaaattaaattcaaataattaatAATAACATTTATAATATAAACACTAGTACAAAAAGAATAATATAATTTGTAAATTTACACCCGTTTTACATAAAACGGGTGTAAAAAGCAAATGCGgtggcagttttgtaaataaAGTCTTATTTTGAATTTTAGTACGTAACAATAGACACCCTATTTTTAAATAACGGGTGTAAATTCAAATATTATTTATTATCAACTCTATATTACACCTGATATTCAAAAAAAGGGtgtaaatttaaaaataaaaataaaatattggtgccttaaacaataacttttattattcttatttgtttaatcttaaattttcttaaaaaaataataaattttaatattaatatataacAATAGACACCCTATATTTAAAAATAGGGTGTATAATTATAACAATATAAATGACTAAATTTATATTAAATCCGTTATATTAAAATAGAGTGTAAATTTTGGAATATTAATATAACAATAGACACCCTATATTTAAAAATAGGGTGTATAATTATAACAATATAAATGACTAAATTTATATTAAACCCGTTATATTAAAATAGGGTGTAAATTTAGGAATCCCTAAGTACAACTTTTGGATTTCCGTGAAGCTATTATCACGCAGCACATGTTTTTAATAACGTGACGCCATTttcgctctctctctctctatgCATGTgctctctctctttctctctcttcaaCTTTCTCACTCTTCTTCTTACTAGCTGCTGCTTACAAAATACAGTTGCAGAAAATCAAGTAAAACGAGATCTTCGTATTTTCAACCCTATTTCTTCTCTTCTGATTCAAATCAAATCTACGAAATGAAAACTAACAAAACTTCAAATCCTGTTATTACTTTCGATCACAAGAGGTATAATCACTTCATTCTCTACTAGATCCGTTCAATTCTAGTTCTAATTCTACATCGGTTTTTTAGGGTTGATGATTTAGTTTATTTCTGCTATTGAATCTATGTGATATTCAACTTTCCATTTTTGGTTTAGTGTTTGGATAATCAAATTATTGAGAATGAGTCAATGCTGAGTGAATGAGTCCGTGTGTGTTTTAGTGTTTTTAGTTTTTGTTTTGATGGATTTAATTGATTTAGTTATGGATTTTCCTGTGTTAATCTAGTCTGCATTTGGTAATTGTTTGTTGAGGTTTAACTTTGATTTTTGGAAATTGATTTGTATTTTGGTGTGAACAGGGATGCCTATGGGTTTACGGTGAGACCTCAGCACCTGCAAAGATACCGTGAATATGCGAATATATACAAGGTCTTGTAGTGCTTTTGgtttatttttcttttgttttagAGGAAAGAATAGGAGAATAATGGGAAGGAAATTTCACGCAATGTTGGTTTTTTTCAATCTGGCGGTTGTTTTGATCTTAAAACTTACTCAATTTTGGTTTcaggaggaagaggaggaaagGTCAGAGAAGTGGAAGTCATTTTTAGATAGGCAGGCAGAGACGGAGTCTTCTGAATTGGCCTCAGCTGTGGGAGAAGATGAGAAAGTTTCTGGGGACGAGGTTGTCGGGGAAGAAGTTGATGCGAGTTTAGAGAAGGGTGTTGATGGACATCAAACAAGCGGGCACGTCCCTGGCAGTGAAGATAGTACAATTGAAAATGGAAGTCAAAAGGAGGAGTTACCAGCATCTGAAGTGACTAAGATTCATAGAGTCCAGTTATGGTCAACCATAAGGTCATCTCTTCATATTATTGAGGATATGATGAGTGCCCGTGTAAAGAAGAAAACTGCATCAGTAAAAGATGAAAGAAACAAGAATGGTGTTTCAAAAGACGAGAAGATCGCTGAAACTGAGAAATCACTATCTCATTCTGATGATGCTAAATCACCAAAAGGAGCATTTGAGGAAGACTCTGAGGACGAGTTCTATGATGTTGAAAGGTCCGATCCTAGTCCAGATTCTCCTCGTGTTGATGGCTTGAGTACCTCTGCAAATAGGATTGCTGCTGATGCTGCACCACTGCAGGTTCCGTGTCCTTGGATAGAAGAGTTGGAAGTTCTTGTTCGTGGGGGAGTGCCAATGGCACTTAGGGGAGAGGTAACCTATATATACACGAGACATCCCATCCATTTTCTTGTGAAGTGTTTTTATTTTTGGTGAGCTACCCTTGTTTGTTCTTGTGCTTCAGCTCTGGCAAGCTTTTGTGGGTGTCAAAGCAAGACGAGTAGACAAGTATTATCAGAATCTACTAGCCTCCAATGGTGATTCTGAAATTAAAAGTAATCATCAAAACTTGCAATTAGATGACAATGATGGTAAAATAAATGCAGAACTCATACATGTACCAGAAAAATGGAAAGGACAGATTGAGAAGGTCCTTACCTTTGACACTTCACCTCCTTACTTATGATGCTGTGATATTATCTTTACGATGCTATAGAATAAACTTTTGTCTAATGTGCCAAATTGTTGCTTGTTTGTGCAGGATCTGCCACGGGCATTTCCTGGTCATCCTGCTTTGGATGAGGATGGTAGAAATGCTTTGAGACGATTACTTACTGCATATGCTCGACACAATCCCTCTGTTGGTTACTGCCAGGTCATTCATTCTGAATATAATTTCATATTTTCAAAAAGAAGTTTTCCTAGTATTTTTCAATATGGTTCTGATGTATTTTGCTTGAAAGGTCTTTCTGTCAAACAATTTAATAAGGTGTCTAGATTAAAAAATGTACATATAAGTGAGCCGATCACTCATAAAATTTGTTCACTCATTACTTTGTTTTAgtatttttttctttaaaaaattgGGGGCCAAAATTTTGTTATCTTCACATTATAGGCCAAGGAATCCAAAAACCATTGATAAAAAGAGTTTTAAAAGCCTTCTAGACTTGAATTTTCTATTTGTGAAGTAAACATTAACCATTTATCATTTCACGGGCACAAAATAAATTTTCGATCTTTGTTGAGGTAGTTTAGACTTTGAACTTACCATGTTTCCCAAGTTGATATTATAATTAGTTGAAGATGATCTGTACCACTGTGGCATTATACATAAATTGTTTATAGTTTATAAAATCTATATCAACCTTCTCATATGAGAGACCGCTGAGCTTGAAATGTGTACAAAGCATGATAGGAATGATTCATATATTTAAGATACAGTCCTACTCCTGCATCTTCTTAAAATGTTCTCTTATTGCTACATTGTCTTAAGATGCTGTCTTACTCCTGCATGTCTGACTGAAGGTGCAAAGGGCCATGGTTAAGGCCTCACGACACCTTTCATATCTTTGATTCATGAATATTAATGATCTGTACCACAACATGGATAATGAAATAGTTTAAGCCAGAATTTATTGTATACCTTATCACATGGACTGTAATATATGTTCGCGACTTCTATAATCCGCTGACTTAACATGTTGGGATAATTCAAATTGCAGGCAATGAATTTTTTTGCTGGCTTATTGCTGCTTTTGATGCCTGAAGAAAATGCCTTTTGGTAGGTCTTGATAAAGCTTCCTTAGATTTCTAGAGTATATACTCAGTATTTGCACTTCAATTTAGCTTCATAATATTAAATGTTCCTGTATTTGTTGAGCTTTGCTGTCATGAAGGAATGTGATAGAAACCTGGTATTTATAGGGAGTAaattaaagaaaagaaaatagaaatgATAGAACAATTCTCTGCAGAATTTGTCTTAAACAGAAGTTTATATTATTAATATAGAATTAACACACTAGTACATTAGGGATAATTTAGAGAGACAATGATCGAATAAATATATAGCAATTCCTATCCAGGAAATTCGAAGGCTTGGTCTCTCCCTCCCAAAATCATTCAAAAACTATCCCATAATCTATTTTTTTTTTCCTTTCTCTATTTATTCTTTAACAGAAACACACATAACCCATAACTGCCCATAATAAGAAGCTATCAGAATGGCACCAAACTTACGCATCATCTTTTCAATATTGCAAATTTGAACTAATTTTGCGTTTTATCTCTAACTATAATTTTTTGTCAGGACCTTAATGGGCATTTTAGATGATTATTTTGATGGCTATTTTTCAGAGGATATGATAGAGTCTCAGGTATTTTATTCTTATAAAGATATTTGAGTAAATTCAGTAATGCTCAAATAACTACTGTTTGAATTTTTGACATATTCAAATACATATTCATTTTATCAGGTGGATCAACTTGTTTTTGAAGAGTTGGTGCGGGAGAGGTTTCCCAAATTGGGTGTGTATAACGTTCTAAGTCATTTTCATGTCTTTGAACTCACCAAGTGAAGTTTGTTTCTAGAGTACCATCCTTAATTGTTAATTTCTTGCGTGTGCTTCCTTTGCAGCCAATCATCTGGATTATCTAGGAGTGCAGGTTGCATGGGTTACTGGACCATGGTATTTTgattatttatattattataaatgagataaagaaaaagaaaattcCGATTTTATAATTGCAAGTGATATATTTGTAAGTTATCATTATAAACATGTAATATATTTATTACTGAATTGCACTTATGGTGATAAAATTATAGTTGTACATGCTCTGAACCAACTAAAATTGTATGTGTTTCTATGTCGAGTGAAGAAAGTTAGTGTTGGTACAAATTTtgtgaaaaaggaaaaaagttTGTGATGTTGTTGTTTTTGGTGGCTTTAATGTAACTAGGAGTTTATATGCAGGGGCATCAACAAGATAACGGATGGGCATGTGGATATTATGTCAtgaaaaatatgtttgacattATTGATGCTTGTATTGTTGAAAGATTCAATGAGGTATTTTATATTACATATATTTAATGAAAAACATGTAAATTATTGTTTTAACATGTAGTTGTTTAATTTATTATATGTTTGAACTTGCAGATATTCACAGACACCTCATCATATGAAAAAGAGTCAATTGATCACATCCGACAACTTTGGGCTCAATTCTTTTTGCAAAAGGTTGAAGAGCAAGAGAACCAGGAAAAGAAAGATTTAATGACAAAACAGAAGCGATTAAAAAAAActtatatatagatatatttttgTTCCATGAATGATTTATTGGTACAAGTTACATGAACAAAGTGGTTGAATTTTTTTCTTACATGAATACAATTTTTGTTGATGTATGACTTGGTGCAAGATTCTAAAGATTAGAGAAATGTTTGTTTTggttatttttgtttttattgaATATCCAggaatatataaaaatatttggtttaatgaaatttcaaataaaatatttttaaaaaaattgagatATTTTACACCCTTCATACACAAAATAGGGTGTAAATGTGTTAAAATTAAATGTAATTATAAGATATTTTACATTTGATATATCAAAAATAGGGTGTAAATATTTGTCATTTTACACCCGTTTGAATTATAATAGGGTGTAAATTCGTTTAACTTCAATGTATGTAGGTGACAATTTACACCCGTTTATATTAAATAGGGTGTAAATGTCCTAAAATTCAATGTATATATCTACCAATTACACCTTTTTTTATCTAAAACAGGGTGTAATAGGTGacaatttacacccgttttataTTAAATAGGGTGTAAATGTCTTAAAATTTAATGTATATATCTACCAATTACACCctttttttaaatctaaaatagggtgtaatatattctctttttacacccgttttaaaacgggtgtaaattcTTCATACATATCTCACCCTTTGAATTTACACCCTATCATAACGGGTGTAATATGTATAAAAAACGGGTGTAAAATCTTCTTTCTGCACTAGTGAAATAATCAACCTACAATCAATATTTAATAGTTGAGGATTAAACAAAATGTGCTTTTAAATGGAAGACGATTTAAATCATGATTTATTAAAGTCACTTTCTTTCCAACTCATTAGATGAGGGCATAATTCAAATCCTTGATCTGCTTCTAGTTTCAGCATAAATAACTTTTGGGTCAACTAAttgtttgatattcattgataATAGCATAATGAACCTGTCCTGTACAAACCAAAACGAATATGCTGTAGTATCTTATTTCATATAAACGTATATATCATATAGCACATCACAGACAAAAAGTCCTATTCTTTTCAACCTATATATGTAATGTCTTTCTTCTACTTACAAAATATCAGATTCTAAAGGAATATATACACACAAAATCAGAAATCATATATTATCCTTATTCTCCGTCTtgaaagtatatatatatatatatataatatatatatatatatattatatatatatataatatatatatatatatatatatatatatatatatatatataatatatatatatatatatatatatatatatattcaatgATTGAAATTAGTTAGTTCCAATCAATTTAAAGACACATAGACTTGCATTATAGACACCCGTAGACATTTCAGAGTTAAATAGTTTTTTCTGAATGACATATATCTCAAAAACAGCCCACCAACACTCAAGGATCATTGATATCAATTAGCATAAGATTCACCGAGTTGATAACCGAAAACAAAATAAACTAAACCTATCAAACATACAATCGGAACAACCCAAGAGAAAATAAAAGTATAAAAAGGAATAGGATAGAAAAACCCAAAAACATCATATCAACCGGAAAAGAATACAAGATATAAAAAGAGAGAACAAACCAAGCAATAAAATCTCACCTGAGCAAGGGACGTTGGTTGATCTCCGGCCAATGAACCACTATCAGTGGAACATAGACTTTAACATGAAGTACAAAGAACACTCCGCCCTAGAAATTGGGTCAAAGACTATCAAACCATTTTTTATTTAGATAGAAAATTGGATTCTATATGGCGTCTATTTATCAAATTCAAATCTTTGTTCATTATATGAGGTCCTTTTATCTAAGGAGATTTCAACTCTTCTCTTATTTGGGGTAGTTGAACTCTCTCTAAGATAGCGGTCTTTTTTGAGTATAttctgaaggtgagaaaaacaagaaagggggggtttgaattgtttgaaaaataagcgcttttgcaaaatgaaatcacacaatgattttatactggttcgcttataacacaaagctactccagtccacccggccaaggtgatttcgccttcaacaaggacttaatccactaatcttgaaagattacaaacaacccctaagagagaagaaaatctcttagtcctctcaagtctacagactacaaagagtcacttgaggaaatcaaataaaaatagatacaagatgtgtaatctagagtgcttctaagaaagcaaatattacaaacttaagaacaaatttttcacttgataagcaaaagcttagtgaaaatctttgaagaacaaggatgtttttcttgagcgtgatataatttcagtatagttttggctagtgatttcttgcttactgaaagttgatttcttctctatttatataggagttgaagtagtgttgaaatagagttgaagtagagttgaatctggtggatataaagatgtagttacgccattccataaatagcttctgcaggaaactttttctcttagaagtgactacttaccacaagtagtatcttctctcttggaagtggagattaacgtctctttctaattgaggaaatccatttgcagaactttaacttggcttaaacgttacttcatcatgattaacaattctgattagagtcttcgtgtatctgggaatctggcttctgatgttatctcttgaaagttcagatggcgctgataacttcagagtttacagaaggcatttgttcagagttagagcttctagactttacttcatgttcagatgcttctgatactttgcagttttgtccagagtcagagcttcttgaaacgagattccactttagatgcttctgatacttgataatttgtatctgatcttgttgtgcatctgatgacatcatcagatttatttcttctttctttagaaccctgcacacttagaaacttttcgttagggtgctatttttggtttcatcctttgttatcatcaaaatcatggaatctgttgtagaacaatttttgttcttacaatctccccctttttgatgatgacaaaacaacttaaaatagcagatgaaacatgaataaaataagatcagatagacagaagctccccctgagttagtgctagggagttcagaagttcttaccagagctttccaagtaataAGACTTCTGaaaaactttctgcaatttcttaattttaatgttagagctatttaatcagagctatttttatcagaGTTATATCTACaaatgttgcagagtgcttaagattttagacataattttcatcagagctatttaataatttctcccccttttttggcataatcaaaaaggcataaaaaataaaaagaataataaagagaaaaacacttcattaatAGAAAAGCACAgaggcaaacagcagtcaaaacatCAGACTCAAAgaagaatatcagagctaaaaggaagacagaagcaaaaacattaggcaagcaaataaaataaatcctaagtgcctaagggtttggaggttgaggaagtctctgaagcaacatggcaaacatgttctggatgttttcattcaaagcatcttgcttgtccatcctggcccggagctcattctgatcttgcttgatctctttcagagtgttaagaatcaaCGGGATCgcagaagaggactccccctgagtcagagcctgctgagcttcagcttcagcagcagcttgggcttctgcatccgcctgagccttggcttcagcttcctgaaaccttagaagttctgcttcctttgccagtcgttcttcttctaacctctttgcttcttcttcagcttctttagccaatctttcctcctctaatcttctggcctcagcttctctagccagtctctcttggagtctttcctcagagtctttgatgtagccatttctgacttgttcagagatactcttcagcctataagactcagaggtcatccaactaatgactctgttccagtgtgtcctaacagatttaggatcatcactaacttcagagtttttagccagagacttgatcttctggactgaagcttctgcaacctgtaaaatggcctcctcaagggtaggtatggtaagttcaggttcaggttcaggtgaatgaggtggagagttttgagggctgagatttagagagggaggttcagtttgttgaggttcagattcggcttgaagttcagaatctggggatgaagcatagagtgggtttacatctaagggttcggattctggttctgggacagcgggaaggattggtggggtgatataaggatcagatggtcgaattacagatggttgggtttcagagggtgtggtggttgtttgttgtggaagagaaGTTTGGAGGGTggaggttacttcagattgtgtttgagtttgtggggcgtattttctagcataaatttcagctattgttggggattTTGGGTCAGAATGTTCtgtggatgatgatgaagaaacaCTAAAGTATGGGGGTGTTTCTGgttcagaggatgaggaagaggaagtgctgtggtgatatagttgattagggtcagaggttgttgtgaaattacgagcaacttttagaacaggtggaggttgagaggttctgatggttgaaggagggatttcagaggttgtaaataagggaggtgttgggagaggagtagaagaggccatcataggtattacagaagtaacaggaggaatagacttaccagaagaagagattttcagaggagctggagctttggttccagaagattctccaagtctgggtttctttgccttccttgcttcctcagctatcttcttctcagaaagacctcttttgtatctgaccaaatcttcttctgaatccaaaaggtcttcaattctgaaatcagaaatatcaataccttcatccagcagacgctgaaggtagatagcaatggcatctctgggttcattcttgaagaacctttcaaggccatgaggcatcttcctctgatcttttagagcttcccaggacacatccatagtgggcttgactctaatctctttgatgattcccatgctcttcaggtttttggcattcagaggccTTCTAGTTTCTAtagccagatcatccatcagcttggccttttccagctggtcaaccaatccatgctcaatgaagacatcagaaagcagtcttcccagagggatgtaagaTCTTGGCTTCAAGCTGTTTCTGGAGTCTTTGACAGAATCCCTTAGATATTTGAAAAGAAGAACAGGGAGATTGATCTTGATACCTTTCTGAATGCAATACAAAATGAGTTTCTGATCAGCATTAATAtaatcagaggagttggaggctgggcgatggtgaatggttcccagaattattttcagccaaactcggaggttctgatgaagctccttgttcttagaggggtttccttcaacattaggtttgaagattgttgggttgataacctcagtgatgcgcttagaccttggaggaatgttgtaaatccttttcCTCCAGTAGTCTCCATGTTCAacaaggaagcaattgatgcttcagtgatgacaatcttcactcccagaacaaaagaaacaatgaactggtcatctgcatcagcatgtctccaaaattctttgacaagaagagggtaaatgggaccataaagcctgttgaagtagttctcccaaccttgcttgtgaagatcttcagtaagatcaacaccgtttcttctcaaattctcaaaatctaccagcgattcacacagtacatccaaattttcaaaggaggttgcaagatgaatgtggtgttcacgttccaaaatgtgaggttcttgataaacaggggtcatggtaacgcctgtaacagtgggtgtttgagtgtttgaggtttggggattagaactggcttccatctgttgggagaagttaaaaacttcttgctcttgagcattcatgaagaagattgaagaagaagatgaagaacttgcagagaacttgcagagaagggtttagggttttagagtgagtgagagtgataagtgtgtgaaatgtgagaaaagtgtttatatacctaagtaaaaacgcatgcaaaacgacacctcagaaagcgttagacacaaaactcaaaatggcacgcttggggggaaaaatgattacagctcataaatgaatgtctaatcccacagtttgcacactgctcgaggaaaactcaaacgtctgccttttgaatttcttgacagctgtctagaagttctaaagtttgacgcttcagagttccacgtgttgatgtatctgatcttcaggaataccaagagattggttctgaagatttctaactcagatatcttcttaacaatgtagaagtatcagagtcagaggcagaatcatatttgtttttatcagaatcttattttatatttttcagagccatacttcattcaggacaatttttaatgttcagattttctaagatgaaaagaaatctatcttcagctagaggcttagtaaatatatctgcccattgatgttctgtatcaatgaacttcagcgttactattcctttctgaacatagtctctaataaaatgatgtttaatttctatgtgtttggctctggaatgtaaaataggattcttactcaaacaaatagcagcagtattatcacaaaggataggaatgttactctcaaatatctgaagatcttctagctgatgcttcatccagagcatctgagttgtgcacagtgatgctgagatatattctgcttctgcagttgatagagcgattgttgactgtcttttgctagcccaggagatcaagttgtttcccagaagctggcaatttccagatgtgctttttcgttctattctatctcctgcataatctgcatcacaataaccagaaagtctatactctgatgttttctcatacatcaggcccaggttaggagttcctttcagatacttaagaattctcttaacagctgttaaatgagattctctaggatctgattggaatctggcacaaagacagacgctaaagagaatatcaggacgagtagcagtcagatagagaa from Lathyrus oleraceus cultivar Zhongwan6 chromosome 7, CAAS_Psat_ZW6_1.0, whole genome shotgun sequence encodes the following:
- the LOC127102347 gene encoding GTPase-activating protein GYP3 encodes the protein MKTNKTSNPVITFDHKRDAYGFTVRPQHLQRYREYANIYKEEEEERSEKWKSFLDRQAETESSELASAVGEDEKVSGDEVVGEEVDASLEKGVDGHQTSGHVPGSEDSTIENGSQKEELPASEVTKIHRVQLWSTIRSSLHIIEDMMSARVKKKTASVKDERNKNGVSKDEKIAETEKSLSHSDDAKSPKGAFEEDSEDEFYDVERSDPSPDSPRVDGLSTSANRIAADAAPLQVPCPWIEELEVLVRGGVPMALRGELWQAFVGVKARRVDKYYQNLLASNGDSEIKSNHQNLQLDDNDGKINAELIHVPEKWKGQIEKDLPRAFPGHPALDEDGRNALRRLLTAYARHNPSVGYCQAMNFFAGLLLLLMPEENAFWTLMGILDDYFDGYFSEDMIESQVDQLVFEELVRERFPKLANHLDYLGVQVAWVTGPCCTCSEPTKIVCVSMSSEERVYMQGHQQDNGWACGYYVMKNMFDIIDACIVERFNEIFTDTSSYEKESIDHIRQLWAQFFLQKVEEQENQEKKDLMTKQKRLKKTYI